GCCCGAACCCGGCCAGCGCGGCGGCGCCCCCGCCGAGTGCGGCCGTCGCGACGGCGCGCAGGTCACCGGCGAGCAGCAGGGCCCGGCGTACGGCGGCGACCGGCACCTCCGCGGCCCGGGCGATCGCCTCGGCGAGCAGCCCGGCCTGCGCCCCCTGGCGCAGCTCACCGCTGAACAGCCCGACCAGCAGCCGCTGCTCGTCGGCGGTGGCGGCGGTGAAGAGCGCGCCGAGCAGCTCCCGACGCCGGGCCTGCGATCCCGGCCCGCGCACCGCCGCGATCCGGTCGATCGCCGCGTCGACCTCGCCGACGGTCAGGGTCGGCTCGGCGGCCGGGGGCGGCAGGTCGCGCAGGCTGGCCCAGCCGACCCCGGTCTGCCGTTGGCGCAGCTCACCGGCGAGGTAGCCGGAGCCGGCCGGCACCTCGGCCGGGTCGAGCGAGCGCAGGGCCGCGGCGAGCAGCTCCACCTTGGCCCGCCGGCCGCTGGTGGCGCCGACGGCTGCGGAGGTGGCTGCCAGGTCGAGGAACCGCACGGACCTCATCCTGCCAGCCACCCCCGACACCACCCGGGTATTGCCGTACCCGGGCCATCCGGCGGGCCGTGCCCGGGGACGCGGCCCGGCCCCGGTTCGACCGATCAGGGCGGGGTCAGGCGGAGACAGGTTCCTCGATCCGCAGGCCGCGGGCGCGGACCTCGTCGGCGACCCGGGAGAGCACGCCGTCGAGGGCGACCAGCGCCGCGGAGAGCTCGCCGAGCTGTTCCTTGAGCGTGTCCTCGGGCCACGCGGAGACGTCGACGTCCCCCAGAGCACTCACGGCGGCTTCGAGCCGCGCCATCACGTCGTTCGTACGCATGTTCGAGAGGCTATAACAGCCGCGCGCCCGACACACCGCAAACTCCGACATCGACCCCGAAGTTACGGTTCCGCGACCTTTCCTCCCCCCGAACGGGTTCGGCCGCCCCGCAGTCGGGACGGCCGAACCTCGCGGGCGGTGACGGACTAGCCGGCCCGGTGTCCCGCCTCGGCGACCCGCGCCAGCAGCAACGCCTCGGCCAGGCACACCCGGGCGAACTCGCCGAGGTGCAGGCTCTCGTTCGGGCCGTGCGCCCGGGCGTGCGGGTCCTCCACGCCGGTGACCAGGATCGCCGCCTGCGGGAACATCTCCTGGAAGGTGGCGATGAACGGAATCGAGCCGCCCACGCCGATGTCCACCGGGTCGGTGCCGTCCCAGGCGGTACGGAAGGCCGAGCGGGCGGCGTCGAACATCGGCCCGGTCGCGTCGATGACGCACGGGTTCCCGTCGTGCTCGAAACTCACCGTGACCCGGGCACCCCACGGGGCGTGCTTCTCCAGGTGCGCGCGGAGCGCGTCGTACGCCCGCTCGGGGTCGTCGCCCGGCGCCAGCCGTACGCTCAGCTTCGCCTTGGCCGACGGGACCAGCGCGTTGGGCGCCTCGCCGGTGGCCGGGGCGTCGACGCCGAGCACCGCCAGGGCCGGCTTGGTCCAGAGCCGGTCGGTGATCCGTCCGGTGCCGATGAGCGACGCCCCCTCGACCAGTCCGGCCTCGGCGCGGAACCGGTCCTCCGGGTAGTCGACGGTGGCGCCCTCCCGGCCGATCAGCCCCTCGACGGCGACGTCACCGGCGTCGTCGTGCAGCGTCGACAGCAGCCGGACCAGGGCGGTCAGCGCGTCCGGCACCGCGCCGCCGAACATCCCGCTGTGCACGGCGTGGTCCAGGGTGCGGACCTCGACGAAGCAGTTGACGATGCCGCGCAGCGAGGTGGTCAGCGCGGGCACGCCGACGTCCCAGTTGGTGGAGTCGGCGATCACGATGACGTCGGAGGCGATCTCCTCGCGGTGCTCGGCGAGCAACCGCTCCAGGGAGTCGGAGCCGTACTCCTCCTCGCCCTCGATGAACAGGACCACACCGACCGGGAGTTGGTCGCCGAAGGCGCGCAGCGCGGCCACGTGCGCCATGATGCCGGCCTTGTCGTCGGCGGCGCCCCGGCCGTAGAGCCGGCCGTCGCGCTCCACCGGCTCGAACGGGTCGGACTCCCACAGCGACAGGTCCCCGACCGGCTGCACGTCGTGGTGCGCGTACATCAGGACGGTCGGCGCGCCGGGCGGGGCCGGCTTCGTCCCGATCACGGCGGGCTGGCCGCCGGAGCGCACGATCCTCGTGTCCAGGCCGCACCCGCGCAGCAGCTCGGCGACCGCCTCGGCGGACCGCTCCACGTGCGAGTGGTCGAAGCCCTCGAAGGCGATGCCGGGGATGCGGACGAGGCGTTCCAGGTCGGCGCGGACTCCGGGCAGCTCCCGCTCGACGGCGGCCCGGATCTCGGACTCGGACATGATCGGAGTGGTCATGACCGGCATCGTATGCCGGCCTTACCGGGTCGTACCGTCCGAGCCCGCGTCCGGGCCGGTCAACCGCACGTAGTAGCGGCGGTCGTCGTGCGGCAGCGAGGGCGCGCCGTCGACCACCAGGTCGACGTGCGCGGCGGTGGCGTCGGCGGCGAAGTGCGCGCGCTCGCCGGCGTGCCAGCGGCGCAGCTCGGGCAGGATCTCGGCCCCGTCCCGGGCCACCGCGCGGGTCGACCGCAGGCCGGCGGGCGCGGTGACGAAGACGGCGAGGCTCAGCTCCGGCCGGATCGCCGCCCGCGCCGCGCTCACCCCCTCCACCAGCAGCACCGGCGCGACCGGCACCGGCACCGCCCGGGGCAGGAAGGCCCGCCGCACCCAGCTGTACCGGTGGTACGCGCCGGGCCGGCCG
This genomic interval from Micromonospora coxensis contains the following:
- a CDS encoding dipeptidase; the protein is MSESEIRAAVERELPGVRADLERLVRIPGIAFEGFDHSHVERSAEAVAELLRGCGLDTRIVRSGGQPAVIGTKPAPPGAPTVLMYAHHDVQPVGDLSLWESDPFEPVERDGRLYGRGAADDKAGIMAHVAALRAFGDQLPVGVVLFIEGEEEYGSDSLERLLAEHREEIASDVIVIADSTNWDVGVPALTTSLRGIVNCFVEVRTLDHAVHSGMFGGAVPDALTALVRLLSTLHDDAGDVAVEGLIGREGATVDYPEDRFRAEAGLVEGASLIGTGRITDRLWTKPALAVLGVDAPATGEAPNALVPSAKAKLSVRLAPGDDPERAYDALRAHLEKHAPWGARVTVSFEHDGNPCVIDATGPMFDAARSAFRTAWDGTDPVDIGVGGSIPFIATFQEMFPQAAILVTGVEDPHARAHGPNESLHLGEFARVCLAEALLLARVAEAGHRAG